One window of the Sporomusaceae bacterium genome contains the following:
- a CDS encoding HD domain-containing protein, producing the protein MNNSAWKKPLALGVIMLLAVGVNDLFVALVRGGEYGPAGYAAHLAAFAAIVACVAYLQQKLAAATHRLELCSRAFGGMPCALVIARGGVIEELCGSKELLGLAGLAVGAVHRPAGETVRTEEYAGRGGAARVVERRRVPLAGCGDDCHTAEFLYEITDCARRAASREGQYVRMLKILVNMFEMKDPYSNGHSDAVSNLGQDLARALGLPPPAVETVTRAALLHDIGKIVIPAAILSKDGPLTPDERRPVQAHAAVGADILANFDVFREEADIVRRHHERYDGGGYPGGLRGKEIPLGARIIAVADAFDAMTSGRSAQGRREVAAALAVIEAGKGGQFDPEVAEAFVKLVIAGRARKEKETR; encoded by the coding sequence ATGAACAACAGTGCCTGGAAAAAGCCGCTGGCTCTCGGCGTCATCATGCTTCTCGCCGTGGGGGTGAACGATTTGTTCGTCGCGCTCGTGCGGGGGGGAGAATACGGGCCGGCCGGGTATGCCGCCCATCTTGCGGCATTTGCGGCCATTGTCGCCTGTGTCGCATACCTGCAGCAGAAGCTGGCAGCCGCGACTCACCGCCTGGAACTGTGCAGCCGCGCCTTCGGAGGGATGCCGTGCGCGCTGGTTATCGCCCGGGGGGGAGTGATTGAGGAGCTGTGCGGCAGTAAGGAATTACTTGGACTTGCCGGGCTGGCTGTCGGGGCGGTGCACCGCCCCGCGGGGGAAACGGTGCGGACGGAGGAGTATGCCGGACGGGGCGGGGCGGCGAGGGTGGTCGAGCGCCGGCGGGTGCCGCTGGCGGGCTGTGGCGACGACTGCCATACGGCCGAGTTTTTGTACGAGATCACCGACTGTGCGCGGCGGGCGGCTTCGCGGGAGGGCCAGTACGTCAGGATGCTGAAAATCCTCGTGAATATGTTCGAGATGAAGGATCCTTACAGCAACGGCCACTCGGACGCGGTGAGCAACCTGGGCCAGGATTTGGCGAGGGCGCTGGGCCTGCCCCCGCCGGCGGTGGAGACGGTGACGCGGGCGGCACTGCTGCACGATATCGGCAAGATCGTCATCCCGGCGGCGATTTTGAGCAAGGACGGCCCGCTGACGCCGGACGAGCGCCGGCCGGTGCAGGCCCACGCCGCGGTGGGAGCGGATATTCTCGCGAACTTCGATGTCTTCCGGGAGGAGGCGGATATCGTCCGCCGCCATCACGAGCGCTACGACGGCGGCGGCTACCCGGGCGGCCTGCGGGGCAAGGAGATCCCGCTGGGGGCGAGGATAATCGCGGTGGCCGACGCTTTCGACGCGATGACGTCGGGCCGGTCGGCGCAAGGGCGGCGGGAGGTGGCGGCCGCGCTGGCGGTTATCGAGGCCGGGAAGGGCGGGCAGTTCGACCCGGAGGTGGC